A stretch of Acidovorax sp. RAC01 DNA encodes these proteins:
- a CDS encoding L-threonylcarbamoyladenylate synthase, which yields MILDGNDPAAIAAAARALRSGALVGLPTETVYGLAANAGSDTAVAQIFAAKGRPSDHPLIVHVADASGIAHFARDVPAFAQKLVDAFWPGPLTLILPRLPGVAGAATGGQDSVGLRCPAHPVAHALLLAAAAPADPAVPGDAPVWGVAAPSANRFGRVSPTTARHVHEELGEALLVLDGGPCQVGIESTIVDCTRGVPVLLRPGGITREQIRQACGIAPLSRDDLPSLTPRASGTLEAHYAPNAQVRLMDAKALQTGLDLLGAEAAHIAVYSRAALRTPSARLVLRRMPDDAAAAAQQLFAVLRGFDEQGVKLIWVETPPATPEWEGVRDRLQRAAAA from the coding sequence ATGATTCTTGACGGCAACGACCCCGCAGCCATCGCCGCCGCCGCACGCGCCTTGCGCAGCGGAGCGCTGGTGGGCCTGCCCACTGAAACGGTGTACGGGCTGGCCGCCAACGCCGGCAGCGACACCGCGGTGGCGCAGATCTTTGCCGCCAAGGGCCGCCCCAGCGACCATCCGTTGATCGTCCACGTGGCCGATGCCTCGGGCATTGCGCACTTCGCGCGCGACGTGCCCGCCTTTGCGCAAAAGCTGGTCGATGCCTTCTGGCCAGGGCCGCTCACGCTCATCCTGCCGCGCCTGCCCGGGGTGGCCGGCGCCGCCACGGGCGGACAGGACAGCGTGGGCCTGCGCTGCCCGGCGCACCCGGTAGCGCATGCCCTGCTGCTGGCCGCTGCCGCACCGGCCGATCCGGCCGTACCCGGCGATGCGCCCGTGTGGGGCGTGGCCGCACCCAGCGCCAACCGGTTTGGCCGCGTGAGCCCCACCACCGCACGGCATGTACACGAGGAGCTGGGCGAGGCATTGCTGGTGCTGGACGGCGGGCCCTGCCAGGTGGGCATCGAGAGCACCATCGTCGACTGCACGCGCGGCGTACCCGTGCTGCTGCGCCCCGGCGGCATCACCCGCGAGCAGATCCGGCAGGCCTGCGGCATCGCGCCGCTGTCGCGCGACGACCTGCCCAGCCTGACACCGCGCGCATCCGGCACGCTGGAGGCCCACTACGCGCCCAACGCCCAGGTTCGCCTGATGGACGCCAAGGCGCTGCAGACGGGGCTGGACCTGCTGGGCGCCGAGGCAGCCCACATCGCGGTGTATTCGCGCGCCGCTCTGCGCACCCCATCGGCCCGGCTGGTGCTGCGCCGCATGCCGGATGATGCAGCGGCCGCTGCACAGCAGCTCTTTGCCGTGCTGCGCGGCTTTGACGAGCAGGGCGTGAAGCTGATCTGGGTGGAAACGCCACCCGCCACGCCGGAATGGGAAGGCGTGCGCGACCGGTTGCAGCGCGCTGCAGCAGCATAG
- a CDS encoding SGNH/GDSL hydrolase family protein: MAANWMRRTVVVAACASAALLAACGSSTTESAISPQRFIAFGDAVSDVGQKGSRYTVNDGSVNNWTLQVAANYGKPLAAASAGGLSYAVGNARVNAKPDAAGNTTTPTVAEQISTYLASGSFAGNEVVFVTGGVSDVIAGMAAVNAGTQTEAQMAAAARKAGEDLAAQVRRLVNAGAKYVVVTGTYDLGKTPWAKAINRESLLSNASSRFNEGLLVDIVDLGANVLYVDLAYYVNLYTSTPGNFGFNNATAAVCTSVDAGPGIGIGAGQVNSSLCNTSTLLPNANATAYVFADNVYLTPSAHRQFATYAYDRLRARW; encoded by the coding sequence ATGGCAGCAAATTGGATGCGTCGTACCGTTGTGGTCGCCGCATGTGCGTCGGCCGCGTTGCTTGCGGCCTGCGGTTCAAGCACCACCGAATCGGCCATCTCGCCCCAGCGCTTCATCGCGTTCGGCGATGCGGTGAGCGATGTGGGACAAAAGGGCTCGCGCTACACCGTCAACGACGGCAGCGTGAACAACTGGACGCTGCAAGTGGCCGCCAACTACGGCAAGCCCCTGGCCGCCGCCTCGGCGGGTGGCCTGAGCTATGCGGTGGGCAATGCGCGCGTCAACGCCAAACCCGACGCTGCAGGCAACACCACCACGCCCACGGTGGCCGAGCAGATCAGCACGTACCTTGCCAGCGGCAGCTTTGCAGGCAATGAGGTCGTGTTCGTCACGGGCGGCGTGAGCGACGTGATCGCCGGCATGGCCGCCGTGAACGCCGGTACCCAGACCGAGGCCCAGATGGCCGCCGCCGCCCGCAAGGCCGGCGAAGACCTGGCCGCACAGGTGCGCCGCCTGGTGAACGCCGGTGCCAAGTACGTGGTCGTGACCGGCACGTACGACCTGGGCAAGACCCCCTGGGCCAAGGCCATCAACCGCGAATCGCTGCTGTCGAACGCCAGCAGCCGCTTCAACGAAGGCCTGCTGGTGGACATCGTGGACCTGGGCGCCAACGTGCTGTACGTGGACCTGGCCTATTACGTGAACCTGTACACCAGCACACCCGGCAACTTTGGCTTCAACAACGCCACCGCGGCGGTGTGCACGTCGGTGGACGCAGGCCCTGGCATCGGCATTGGTGCAGGCCAGGTGAACTCGTCGCTGTGCAACACCTCGACCCTGCTGCCCAACGCCAACGCAACCGCCTACGTGTTCGCAGACAACGTGTACCTCACGCCGTCGGCACATCGCCAGTTCGCCACCTACGCGTACGACCGCCTGCGCGCTCGCTGGTAA
- a CDS encoding lipase family protein: MTPLRLTSVAAAALLLVACGGSDDPVRGALIDPPATVTTLTAAQIDAGTAGSGLQAITGKAKCDVKVVALNYVTPGAKSGESSNASGVMLVPAGSCTSAAALVAYAKGTDMQKPRTLANPQDGETFLLAAMYAAQGYAVVATDYLGYAKSNYSFHPYLHADSEATTVIDSVRAARNAAGAVGANLSGKVMFTGYSQGGHASMAAHRAAERDYGTEFNVVAGAHLAGPYNMSGSLRLTEAIAGYQFFVPFLVTAWQKVYGDVYTDVNQAFKAPYASYIETLLPSPTLTYTTLVTTGRLPGGPGVTPNQARDAVFQPAFLQGAQTSATHPLAVAAKKQDLLGWSPKSRLMLCGGAGDPTVPPAVHQIPMKADFDSRGLTNVTSVDVDPLVQATFGPGGKAPTDPTSAEFATYYGNYHGTYEPPFCHAQARGLFDLVK, from the coding sequence ATGACACCCTTGCGCCTTACCAGCGTGGCTGCGGCCGCGCTTTTGCTTGTTGCCTGCGGCGGCTCTGACGATCCCGTCCGCGGCGCGCTGATTGACCCACCCGCCACGGTGACCACACTGACGGCCGCCCAGATCGATGCGGGCACGGCCGGCAGCGGCCTGCAGGCCATCACCGGCAAAGCCAAGTGCGACGTGAAGGTGGTTGCGCTGAACTATGTGACGCCGGGCGCCAAGAGCGGCGAAAGCAGCAACGCGTCTGGCGTGATGCTGGTGCCTGCGGGCAGCTGCACCAGCGCCGCCGCCCTGGTGGCCTATGCCAAGGGCACCGACATGCAGAAACCCCGGACGCTGGCCAACCCGCAGGATGGCGAGACCTTCCTGCTGGCTGCCATGTACGCGGCGCAGGGTTACGCCGTTGTGGCCACTGACTACCTGGGCTATGCGAAGTCCAACTACAGCTTCCACCCCTATCTGCATGCAGATTCCGAAGCCACGACGGTCATCGACTCGGTACGTGCAGCGCGCAACGCAGCAGGCGCGGTGGGGGCCAACCTTTCGGGCAAGGTCATGTTCACCGGCTATTCGCAGGGCGGTCACGCCTCGATGGCGGCCCACCGGGCGGCCGAACGTGACTACGGAACCGAGTTCAATGTGGTCGCCGGTGCACACCTGGCGGGCCCCTACAACATGTCGGGCTCTCTGCGGCTGACGGAGGCCATCGCTGGCTACCAGTTCTTCGTCCCCTTCCTGGTGACTGCGTGGCAAAAGGTGTACGGCGACGTCTACACCGACGTGAACCAGGCGTTCAAGGCACCGTATGCCAGCTACATCGAAACGCTGTTGCCCAGCCCCACGCTGACCTACACCACGCTGGTGACCACCGGCCGCCTGCCTGGCGGCCCGGGCGTCACGCCAAACCAGGCGCGTGATGCAGTCTTCCAGCCTGCGTTCCTGCAAGGGGCCCAGACCAGCGCAACCCACCCCTTGGCCGTGGCCGCGAAAAAGCAGGACTTGCTGGGCTGGAGCCCGAAATCTCGCCTGATGCTGTGCGGTGGCGCTGGCGACCCCACGGTACCGCCTGCCGTGCACCAGATCCCCATGAAGGCCGACTTTGACAGCCGCGGTTTGACCAACGTGACCTCGGTCGACGTGGACCCCTTGGTTCAGGCCACTTTCGGCCCGGGAGGCAAGGCGCCTACCGATCCGACCTCTGCCGAGTTCGCGACGTACTACGGCAACTACCACGGCACCTACGAGCCACCGTTCTGCCACGCCCAGGCGCGCGGCCTGTTCGATCTGGTGAAGTAA
- a CDS encoding SemiSWEET transporter, translated as MPFSELIGYLAATLTTCSFVPQAWHTFRTRDVSGISLGMYSVFTAGVALWLAYGLALGAWPIVIANAITLMLASAILGMKLLYGARRGG; from the coding sequence ATGCCTTTTTCTGAACTCATCGGCTACCTGGCCGCCACGCTGACCACCTGCAGCTTCGTGCCGCAAGCCTGGCACACCTTCCGCACCCGCGATGTGAGCGGCATTTCGCTGGGCATGTACAGCGTCTTCACCGCGGGCGTGGCGCTTTGGCTGGCCTACGGGCTGGCGCTGGGCGCGTGGCCCATCGTGATCGCCAACGCCATCACGCTGATGCTGGCCAGCGCCATCCTGGGCATGAAGCTGCTCTACGGCGCGCGGCGGGGCGGCTAA
- the dacB gene encoding D-alanyl-D-alanine carboxypeptidase/D-alanyl-D-alanine endopeptidase — translation MRSASRPPGVKRLPVLRALVVAAFSWLCAGLPGLAQAQTAVSAPASAPPQTALPAEVEAALARAKLPRDALAVMVVDAQPGGRAAPRLAHRAQVPVNPASVMKLVTTYAALEQLGPAYTWNTPVYVQGTVQDGSLRGNVYIEGRGDPKLVMERLWMLMRRLQAQGIHVIIGDIVLDRSAFDVPEQDPARFDGEPLRPYNAAPDALLINYKSSVMTFVPDPAAGLARVQYDPPLAGVQRQATVALAARGAECGDWRAALRAELADPARVVFQGVYPGACGERVWPVAAADPRGFAGRAVEGMWRELGGKLTGSVREGKVPQGLKPAFGVTSPTLAEVVRDVNKFSNNVMAQQVFLTLALQKNGVASFDGAREVLRQWWVARLGDAELPLADNGAGLSRDARLTAQALARMLQVAWASPVMPELVASLPISGVDGTLRRSQSRAGTAHLKTGSLRDVMAIAGYVHGASGRRYVLVAMVNHPGAGAARPVLDSLIDWTARDQ, via the coding sequence ATGCGATCTGCCTCCCGTCCCCCTGGCGTCAAACGCCTGCCTGTATTGCGCGCGCTCGTGGTGGCTGCCTTCTCATGGCTGTGCGCAGGCCTGCCTGGGCTTGCACAGGCCCAGACCGCCGTATCAGCCCCTGCATCCGCGCCACCCCAGACAGCGCTGCCTGCCGAGGTCGAGGCCGCGCTGGCCCGCGCCAAGCTGCCCCGCGATGCACTGGCCGTGATGGTGGTGGATGCGCAGCCGGGCGGCCGTGCAGCGCCCCGGCTGGCCCACCGGGCGCAGGTGCCGGTCAACCCCGCATCGGTGATGAAGCTGGTGACCACTTACGCGGCGCTCGAGCAGCTGGGCCCAGCCTATACCTGGAACACCCCTGTGTATGTACAGGGCACGGTGCAGGATGGCAGCTTGCGTGGCAACGTCTACATCGAAGGCCGGGGCGATCCCAAGCTGGTCATGGAACGCTTGTGGATGCTGATGCGCCGCCTGCAGGCGCAGGGCATCCACGTCATCATCGGCGATATCGTCCTCGACCGGTCGGCCTTTGACGTGCCCGAGCAGGACCCGGCGCGATTTGATGGCGAGCCCCTGCGCCCCTACAACGCCGCGCCCGATGCGCTGCTGATCAACTACAAGTCATCGGTGATGACCTTTGTGCCCGACCCGGCTGCGGGCCTGGCGCGCGTGCAGTACGACCCACCCCTGGCGGGCGTGCAGCGCCAGGCCACCGTGGCGCTGGCGGCCCGCGGAGCCGAGTGCGGTGACTGGCGCGCGGCCCTGCGCGCCGAGCTGGCCGACCCGGCCAGGGTGGTGTTCCAAGGCGTTTATCCCGGTGCTTGCGGCGAGCGGGTGTGGCCGGTGGCGGCGGCCGACCCGCGCGGTTTTGCAGGCCGCGCCGTGGAGGGCATGTGGCGCGAGCTGGGCGGCAAGCTCACCGGCAGCGTGCGCGAGGGCAAGGTGCCGCAGGGGCTCAAGCCCGCGTTTGGGGTCACATCCCCCACACTGGCCGAGGTGGTGCGCGACGTCAACAAGTTCAGCAACAACGTGATGGCCCAGCAGGTGTTCCTGACCCTGGCGCTGCAAAAGAATGGCGTGGCCAGTTTCGATGGTGCCCGCGAGGTGCTGCGCCAGTGGTGGGTGGCCCGCCTGGGTGATGCCGAACTGCCGCTGGCCGACAACGGCGCCGGCCTGAGCCGCGACGCCCGGCTGACGGCCCAGGCGCTGGCGCGCATGCTGCAGGTGGCCTGGGCGTCGCCCGTGATGCCCGAACTGGTTGCATCGTTGCCCATCTCCGGCGTGGATGGCACGCTGCGCCGCAGCCAGAGCCGCGCCGGCACTGCCCACCTCAAGACCGGTAGCCTGCGCGACGTGATGGCCATTGCGGGCTACGTGCACGGGGCCAGCGGCCGGCGCTACGTACTGGTCGCCATGGTCAACCACCCGGGCGCAGGGGCGGCGCGGCCCGTGCTGGACAGTCTCATCGACTGGACCGCGCGCGACCAGTGA
- a CDS encoding DMT family transporter, translated as MRLSPRAMGLLAAIVTVTIWTGFIVIARASAQRTLGPFDIALLRIVGASLVLVPWGWWLVRRRTRAAIAAGARPAPSSLLGISPLPLRTTALLGTFGGLLYAMLAYAGFFHAPATHASVLMPGSLPLWTALLAAVILRDHITPLRAAGLALIVAGDLLVGGRSLLAAFDGGDVWKGDVLFMLAASCWATYSVLARRHAVDAVQATIAITAFACLVYVPGYILLSSLGAIASHLAAAPWSEIAFHMAFQGGGSVVISGISFTRMIQHFGPVRSTMITALVPGLSAMGAVVFLDEPLHWNLLAGLMLVTAGILLGVLRRGQNAPSPATPPAATPPGRVQG; from the coding sequence ATGCGTTTGTCTCCCCGCGCCATGGGCCTTCTGGCGGCCATCGTGACCGTCACCATCTGGACGGGGTTCATCGTGATCGCGCGCGCATCGGCGCAGCGCACGCTGGGCCCGTTCGACATTGCCCTGTTGCGCATCGTGGGCGCCAGCCTGGTCCTGGTGCCCTGGGGCTGGTGGCTGGTGCGGCGGCGCACCCGCGCGGCCATCGCCGCGGGCGCACGGCCCGCACCGTCCAGCCTGCTGGGCATCTCGCCCCTGCCGCTGCGCACCACCGCGCTGCTGGGCACGTTTGGCGGCCTGCTGTATGCCATGCTGGCCTATGCGGGGTTCTTCCATGCTCCGGCCACGCACGCCTCGGTGCTGATGCCGGGCAGCCTGCCGCTGTGGACGGCACTGCTGGCGGCCGTGATCCTGCGCGACCACATCACGCCCCTGCGCGCCGCGGGGCTGGCGCTGATCGTGGCAGGCGACCTGCTGGTAGGCGGCCGCAGCCTGCTGGCCGCGTTTGACGGCGGCGATGTGTGGAAAGGCGATGTGCTCTTCATGCTGGCGGCGTCGTGCTGGGCCACCTACAGCGTGCTGGCGCGCCGCCATGCCGTCGATGCCGTGCAAGCCACGATTGCCATCACGGCCTTTGCCTGCCTGGTGTATGTGCCCGGGTACATCCTGCTCAGCAGCCTGGGCGCCATCGCGAGCCACCTGGCAGCCGCCCCGTGGAGCGAAATCGCGTTCCACATGGCCTTTCAGGGGGGCGGCTCGGTGGTCATCTCCGGCATCAGCTTTACGCGCATGATCCAGCACTTCGGCCCGGTACGCTCGACCATGATCACCGCGCTGGTGCCCGGCCTGTCGGCCATGGGCGCCGTTGTGTTTCTGGATGAGCCCCTGCACTGGAATTTGCTGGCGGGCCTGATGCTGGTCACGGCCGGCATCCTGCTGGGGGTGCTGCGCAGGGGTCAGAATGCCCCCTCGCCCGCCACGCCACCCGCTGCCACGCCACCGGGCCGGGTGCAGGGCTGA
- the tsaB gene encoding tRNA (adenosine(37)-N6)-threonylcarbamoyltransferase complex dimerization subunit type 1 TsaB: MNLLAFDTSTDMLSIAVQAGGAVWEHQGPGGPQASATLIPAVSNLVAQAGCSFDTLDVIVFGRGPGSFTGLRTACAVAQGLAFGARGGQGIPVLPVDTLLAVAEEARHRHGAERVVAVLDARMDEVYHARCEWQAATGQWVADADFGLSSPEQVLVPDGWTVAGNARPPYGERLAPGATHVHALPTAAALLRLAPALLAAGGAVPASDALPRYIRDKVAQTTAERAALRAAAAPAA; encoded by the coding sequence ATGAACCTGCTCGCCTTTGACACCAGCACCGACATGCTCTCCATTGCCGTCCAGGCCGGCGGCGCCGTGTGGGAGCACCAGGGCCCGGGCGGACCGCAGGCATCGGCTACGTTGATCCCCGCGGTCAGTAACCTGGTGGCACAGGCCGGCTGCTCTTTTGACACGCTGGACGTCATCGTCTTTGGCCGTGGCCCCGGTTCGTTCACCGGGCTGCGCACGGCCTGCGCGGTGGCCCAGGGCCTGGCGTTTGGCGCACGCGGGGGCCAGGGCATACCCGTGCTGCCGGTAGACACCCTGCTGGCCGTGGCCGAGGAAGCCCGCCACCGCCACGGCGCCGAGCGCGTGGTGGCCGTGCTCGATGCGCGCATGGACGAGGTCTACCACGCACGCTGCGAATGGCAGGCGGCCACCGGGCAGTGGGTGGCCGACGCCGATTTCGGCCTTTCGTCGCCCGAACAGGTGCTGGTGCCCGATGGCTGGACCGTGGCGGGCAATGCGCGCCCGCCCTACGGCGAACGCCTGGCCCCGGGCGCAACCCACGTCCATGCCCTTCCCACCGCTGCTGCCCTGCTGCGGCTGGCGCCGGCCCTGCTGGCTGCTGGGGGTGCCGTGCCTGCCAGCGATGCGCTGCCCCGCTACATTCGCGATAAAGTGGCGCAAACCACCGCCGAACGCGCTGCCCTGCGGGCTGCTGCCGCACCTGCGGCCTGA
- the rimI gene encoding ribosomal protein S18-alanine N-acetyltransferase, which translates to MSALPTPPSAATPAEVRFQALTLAQLDAVLDVEQRAYSHPWTRGNFTDAMASGYQAQLLMADDQLLGYFVAMMGVDEVHLLNITVAPEFQRQGWARMLLDALALWARGQGAQWLWLEVRMSNLRAQHIYQANGFRRVGERKRYYPAAGGEREDAVVMSLAL; encoded by the coding sequence ATGAGCGCCCTGCCCACACCGCCGTCTGCCGCCACCCCCGCCGAAGTGCGCTTTCAGGCACTGACGCTGGCCCAGCTCGATGCCGTGCTGGACGTGGAGCAACGCGCGTACTCGCACCCATGGACGCGCGGCAATTTCACCGATGCGATGGCATCGGGCTACCAGGCCCAGCTGCTGATGGCCGATGACCAACTGCTGGGCTACTTTGTGGCGATGATGGGCGTGGACGAAGTGCACTTGCTCAACATCACCGTGGCGCCGGAGTTCCAGCGCCAGGGCTGGGCCCGCATGCTGCTGGATGCCCTGGCACTGTGGGCCCGCGGCCAGGGCGCCCAGTGGCTGTGGCTGGAAGTGCGCATGAGCAACCTGCGGGCCCAGCACATCTACCAGGCCAACGGCTTTCGGCGCGTGGGCGAGCGCAAACGCTACTACCCTGCGGCAGGCGGCGAGCGCGAAGATGCGGTTGTCATGAGCCTGGCACTTTGA
- a CDS encoding uracil-DNA glycosylase family protein, translated as MSLPLDARQRAMLQEMGITVWSDGGATAREAATAATGVPAATAGRGPAEPGMRSAAPVAVAVADTVTPHQPPAAEPHPARPGAPAQSPAMQAPLGANGNALVLHPPRLLYPAADPAAVPAGLGSGWLIVTECPTPTDPLAGDTGRLLDNMLRAMQLHRHPRVFLTAVERNGAALAAIDDTPGALDATVADLQPAMVLVLGHVAARAALARSEPLGRLRAGPHQIAGFPAVVTYDAAFLLRSQDNKAAAWADLCRALAIVRA; from the coding sequence ATGAGCCTTCCACTGGATGCGCGGCAGCGCGCAATGCTGCAGGAAATGGGCATCACCGTCTGGAGCGATGGCGGTGCCACCGCGCGCGAAGCGGCGACGGCTGCCACGGGTGTGCCGGCTGCCACCGCCGGGCGCGGTCCGGCAGAGCCCGGAATGCGGTCTGCTGCGCCGGTGGCGGTGGCAGTGGCCGATACGGTTACGCCCCACCAGCCACCGGCAGCCGAGCCCCACCCTGCGCGGCCGGGCGCGCCAGCGCAGTCGCCCGCCATGCAGGCGCCCCTCGGTGCGAACGGGAACGCGCTGGTGCTGCACCCGCCGCGCCTGCTGTACCCGGCGGCAGACCCGGCCGCGGTGCCGGCGGGCCTGGGCTCCGGCTGGCTGATCGTCACCGAGTGCCCCACCCCGACGGATCCGCTGGCGGGCGACACCGGCCGGCTGCTCGACAACATGCTGCGGGCCATGCAGCTGCACCGCCACCCTCGCGTGTTCCTCACGGCCGTGGAGCGCAACGGGGCGGCACTGGCAGCCATCGACGACACCCCCGGCGCGCTGGACGCCACCGTGGCAGATCTGCAGCCCGCCATGGTGCTGGTGCTGGGCCATGTCGCGGCCCGAGCGGCACTGGCCCGCAGCGAACCCCTGGGCCGCCTGCGCGCGGGGCCGCACCAGATCGCCGGGTTTCCCGCGGTGGTTACCTACGACGCGGCCTTTTTGCTGCGCTCGCAGGACAACAAGGCCGCAGCCTGGGCCGACCTGTGCCGTGCGCTGGCCATCGTGCGGGCTTGA
- the corA gene encoding magnesium/cobalt transporter CorA: MLNIFTLANGRLFQEEIESLEELTKFQPIWVDLEAPTLEEKRWIKQHYGLSIPEDAMDEDIEESARFYEEDNGELHIRSDFLIDDDEDPRSVRVAFILNQHNANLKSRGVLFSIHDEDVPVFRLLRMRARRAPGLIEDAKEVLLKLFDADAEYSADTLEGIYDELELVSKQVLAGDVTDTRAGEVLAAIARQEDLNGRIRRNVMDTRRAVSFMMRSKMLNAEQFEEARQILRDIESLDNHTAFLFDKINFLMDATVGFININQNKIIKIFSVASVALLPPTLIASVYGMNFQYMPELAQTWGYPYALGLMVASALGPMWYFRKRGWLK; the protein is encoded by the coding sequence ATGCTCAACATCTTTACGCTTGCCAATGGCCGGCTGTTCCAGGAAGAAATCGAATCGCTGGAAGAGCTGACCAAGTTCCAGCCGATCTGGGTGGACCTGGAAGCCCCCACCCTGGAAGAAAAGCGCTGGATCAAGCAGCACTACGGCCTGTCCATCCCCGAGGATGCGATGGACGAGGACATTGAGGAATCCGCCCGCTTCTACGAAGAAGACAACGGCGAGCTGCACATCCGCAGCGACTTCTTGATCGATGACGACGAAGATCCCCGTTCGGTGCGCGTGGCCTTCATCCTGAACCAGCACAACGCCAACCTCAAAAGCCGGGGCGTGCTGTTTTCCATCCACGACGAAGACGTGCCGGTGTTCCGCCTGCTGCGCATGCGCGCACGCCGCGCGCCGGGGCTCATCGAGGATGCCAAGGAAGTGCTGCTCAAGCTGTTTGATGCCGACGCCGAGTATTCGGCCGACACGCTCGAAGGCATCTACGACGAGCTGGAGCTGGTGAGCAAGCAGGTGCTGGCCGGCGACGTGACCGACACCCGCGCCGGCGAGGTGCTGGCCGCCATCGCGCGCCAGGAAGACTTGAACGGCCGCATCCGCCGCAACGTGATGGACACGCGCCGCGCAGTGAGCTTCATGATGCGCTCCAAGATGCTCAACGCCGAGCAGTTCGAGGAAGCCCGCCAGATCCTGCGCGACATCGAGTCACTCGACAACCACACGGCGTTCCTGTTCGACAAGATCAACTTTTTGATGGACGCCACGGTCGGTTTCATCAACATCAACCAGAACAAGATCATCAAGATCTTCTCGGTGGCCAGCGTGGCGCTGCTGCCACCCACGCTGATCGCCAGTGTGTACGGCATGAACTTTCAGTACATGCCCGAGCTGGCGCAGACCTGGGGCTACCCGTACGCACTGGGCCTGATGGTGGCCAGCGCGCTGGGGCCCATGTGGTACTTCCGCAAGCGGGGCTGGTTGAAATAG
- a CDS encoding 5'-methylthioadenosine/adenosylhomocysteine nucleosidase, whose translation MTTAILSALPEEQSTLVHHLARPQRVTHAGRAFWTGDIEGRAVVLALSGIGKVAAATTATALIERFGVARIVFTGVAGGVGDGVQVGDVVVAQDYLQHDLDVSPLFPRWEVPGYARHRFVCDAELTALLSGAAGAYLTGVTSHFDPKTSLQATAGTSAPPRLHHGLVASGDRFVSAADEVLRLRTALQDGGHKVLAVEMEGAAVAQVCHDYGMPFAAMRTISDRADDTAHVDFAAFVQSVASRYAEHILLNLMRLL comes from the coding sequence ATGACCACCGCCATCCTGAGCGCGCTGCCTGAAGAGCAGAGCACGCTTGTCCACCACCTTGCGAGGCCGCAGCGCGTGACGCACGCGGGGCGCGCTTTCTGGACGGGCGATATCGAGGGGCGTGCCGTGGTGCTGGCGCTCTCGGGCATCGGCAAGGTCGCGGCGGCCACCACGGCCACGGCATTGATCGAACGCTTCGGCGTGGCACGCATCGTGTTCACCGGCGTGGCCGGTGGCGTGGGCGATGGCGTGCAGGTGGGTGATGTGGTGGTGGCCCAAGACTACCTGCAGCACGACCTGGACGTGTCGCCCCTGTTCCCGCGCTGGGAGGTGCCAGGCTACGCGCGGCACCGGTTCGTCTGCGATGCGGAGCTGACTGCTCTGCTTTCAGGAGCTGCCGGCGCTTATCTGACGGGCGTGACAAGCCATTTTGACCCTAAAACTTCGCTCCAGGCGACCGCCGGCACGTCTGCCCCGCCACGGCTTCACCACGGCCTCGTGGCCAGTGGCGACCGCTTTGTGAGTGCCGCCGACGAGGTGCTGCGCCTGCGCACCGCCCTGCAGGACGGCGGCCACAAGGTACTGGCCGTGGAGATGGAAGGTGCCGCCGTCGCCCAGGTATGCCACGACTACGGCATGCCCTTTGCCGCCATGCGCACCATCTCCGACCGCGCGGACGACACCGCCCACGTCGATTTCGCCGCATTCGTGCAGTCCGTGGCCAGCCGCTATGCCGAGCACATCCTGCTCAATCTCATGCGGTTGCTATAA